A single genomic interval of Gemmatimonadota bacterium harbors:
- a CDS encoding type I restriction endonuclease subunit R, with the protein MTTDTSEKGLETLIMRHMTGTDGLGAVRGRVAERPPPYGGTGYTAGSPQDYDRAHAIDVPQLFAFLEVTQPEAFKKLALANANDPKDINRLKFLARLSGEVGKRGVIDVLRKGVGHGPVHFDLFYGTPSPGNARAEKLHSENRFSITRQLAYSMDETRRALDLCLFINGLPIATFELKNSLTKQTVEDAVQQYKRDRDPRERLFEFGRCVVHFAVDDSEVRMCTELRGKSSWFLPFNKGHNDGAGNPPNPNGLKTDYLWKEALTPAGLTNILENYAQIVEEKDPKTGKKKRKQVWPRYHQLSLVRQTLDHVRAHGAGKRYLIQHSAGSGKSNSIAWLAHQLIGLKRDEKEIFDSVIVVTDRRLLDHQIQTTIKQFMQVGATVGHAERSGDLRRFIEEGKKIIVSTVQKFPVILDEIATEGGKTFAIVIDEAHSSQGGKTTAAMSQALGAPADDDEGPDPEDTVNAALEKRMAARKMLTNASYFAFTATPKNKTLEMFGEPLPPDAEGKVRHQPFHSYTMKQAVEEGFILDVLKAYTPVESYYKLVKKTEDDPEFDTKRAQKKLRRYVESHDHAIRLKAEIMVDHFHEQVLATGKIGGQARAMVVTSGIERAIQYFHAFKAYLVERKSPYQAIVAFSGEHEYGGAKVTEASLNGFPSGDIAEEIQADPYRFLICADKFQTGYDEPLLHTMYVDKALSGIKAVQTLSRLNRAHPQKHDCFVLDFQNNSEPITFAFQDYYRTTLLAEETDPNKLHDLKAALDAAQVYSPEQVQQLVELFLGGADRDKLDPILDACVSVYEQRLDEDGQVDFKGKAKVFCRTYAFLSSLIPYNNAEWEKLSIFLNLLTPKLPAPKEEDLAKGILEAIDMDSYRVEKKAAMKIALADADAEIEPVPTDGGGRKPEPEMDRLSNILKSFNEQFGTLFTDTDRVTKRIREDIAPKVAADPAYQNAKENTPHTARMAHDQALARIMQHLLKDDTQVYKQYVENDSFKRFVGDMVYAITNA; encoded by the coding sequence GTGACAACCGACACCAGCGAGAAGGGCCTCGAAACGCTGATCATGCGGCACATGACCGGCACCGACGGCCTTGGCGCTGTCCGCGGGCGAGTCGCTGAGCGGCCGCCTCCCTACGGGGGCACGGGCTACACCGCCGGCAGCCCGCAGGACTACGACCGCGCGCATGCGATCGACGTGCCGCAGCTCTTCGCCTTCCTGGAAGTGACCCAGCCGGAGGCGTTCAAGAAGCTGGCTCTGGCGAACGCGAACGACCCGAAGGACATCAACCGTCTCAAGTTCCTCGCCCGCCTCTCCGGCGAGGTCGGCAAACGCGGCGTGATCGACGTCCTGCGGAAGGGCGTGGGCCACGGACCGGTACACTTCGACCTCTTCTACGGCACGCCGTCGCCGGGAAACGCCAGGGCGGAGAAGCTGCACTCCGAGAACCGCTTCTCGATCACGCGGCAGCTCGCCTACAGCATGGACGAGACGCGCCGCGCGCTCGACCTCTGCCTGTTCATCAACGGCCTGCCCATCGCCACGTTCGAGCTCAAGAACTCCCTCACCAAGCAGACCGTCGAGGACGCCGTCCAGCAGTACAAGCGCGACCGCGACCCGCGCGAACGGCTGTTCGAGTTCGGACGCTGCGTGGTTCACTTCGCCGTGGACGACAGCGAAGTGCGGATGTGCACCGAGCTGCGCGGCAAGAGCTCCTGGTTCCTGCCGTTCAACAAGGGGCACAACGACGGCGCGGGCAACCCGCCCAACCCGAACGGCCTCAAGACCGACTACCTCTGGAAGGAGGCGCTGACTCCGGCGGGGCTCACGAACATCCTCGAGAACTACGCACAGATCGTCGAGGAGAAGGATCCGAAGACCGGAAAGAAGAAGCGCAAGCAGGTGTGGCCGCGGTACCACCAATTGAGCCTGGTGCGGCAGACCCTGGACCACGTACGCGCTCACGGCGCGGGCAAGCGCTACCTGATCCAGCACTCGGCGGGTAGCGGCAAGTCGAACTCCATCGCCTGGCTCGCGCACCAGCTCATCGGCCTGAAGCGTGACGAGAAGGAGATCTTCGACTCGGTCATCGTGGTCACCGACCGGCGCCTGCTCGACCACCAGATCCAGACGACCATCAAGCAGTTCATGCAGGTGGGCGCGACCGTGGGCCACGCCGAGCGATCTGGCGACCTGCGCCGCTTCATCGAGGAAGGGAAGAAGATCATCGTCTCGACGGTGCAGAAGTTTCCCGTCATCCTCGACGAGATCGCGACCGAGGGCGGCAAGACCTTCGCCATCGTCATCGACGAGGCGCACTCCAGCCAGGGCGGCAAGACCACGGCCGCCATGAGCCAGGCGCTCGGCGCTCCCGCAGACGACGACGAGGGACCCGACCCCGAGGACACCGTGAACGCCGCCCTTGAGAAGCGCATGGCGGCGCGCAAGATGCTGACCAACGCCAGCTACTTCGCGTTCACCGCCACGCCCAAGAACAAGACCCTGGAGATGTTCGGCGAGCCGCTGCCGCCCGATGCTGAGGGCAAGGTGAGGCACCAGCCATTCCACAGCTACACGATGAAACAGGCAGTCGAGGAAGGTTTTATCCTCGACGTGCTCAAGGCGTACACGCCGGTGGAGAGCTACTACAAGCTGGTCAAGAAGACCGAGGACGACCCGGAGTTCGACACCAAACGGGCGCAGAAGAAGCTCCGCCGATACGTGGAAAGCCATGACCACGCGATCCGGCTCAAGGCCGAGATCATGGTGGACCATTTTCACGAGCAGGTGCTGGCGACCGGGAAGATCGGCGGGCAGGCACGGGCAATGGTCGTCACCAGCGGCATCGAGCGCGCGATCCAGTACTTCCATGCGTTCAAGGCGTACCTGGTGGAGCGGAAAAGCCCGTACCAGGCCATCGTCGCCTTCTCCGGCGAGCACGAATACGGCGGAGCCAAGGTCACCGAGGCCTCGCTCAACGGATTCCCTAGCGGCGATATCGCCGAGGAGATCCAGGCCGATCCATATCGGTTCCTGATCTGCGCCGACAAGTTCCAGACAGGCTACGACGAGCCACTGCTGCACACGATGTACGTCGACAAGGCGCTCTCGGGCATCAAGGCGGTGCAGACGCTCTCTCGTCTCAACCGCGCGCACCCCCAGAAGCACGACTGCTTTGTGCTCGACTTCCAGAACAACAGCGAGCCGATCACCTTCGCCTTCCAGGACTACTACCGGACGACGCTGCTCGCCGAGGAGACCGACCCGAACAAGCTGCACGACCTCAAGGCGGCGCTCGATGCGGCCCAGGTGTATTCACCGGAACAGGTGCAGCAGTTGGTAGAGTTGTTCCTCGGCGGCGCGGACCGCGACAAGCTGGACCCGATCCTCGATGCCTGCGTGTCGGTCTACGAGCAAAGGCTCGACGAGGACGGCCAAGTGGACTTCAAGGGCAAGGCCAAGGTGTTCTGTCGCACCTACGCCTTTCTCTCGTCGCTGATCCCGTACAACAACGCTGAATGGGAAAAGCTCTCGATCTTCCTGAATCTGCTCACCCCCAAGCTGCCGGCGCCGAAGGAGGAGGACCTCGCCAAGGGGATCCTCGAGGCCATCGACATGGACAGCTACCGCGTCGAGAAGAAGGCGGCCATGAAGATCGCTTTGGCCGACGCTGACGCCGAGATCGAGCCCGTGCCGACGGACGGGGGTGGACGAAAGCCCGAGCCCGAGATGGATCGCTTGAGCAACATCCTGAAGTCGTTCAACGAGCAGTTCGGCACCCTGTTCACCGACACTGATCGGGTGACGAAACGCATCCGGGAGGACATCGCGCCGAAGGTCGCCGCCGATCCGGCCTACCAGAACGCGAAGGAGAACACGCCCCACACGGCGCGGATGGCGCACGATCAGGCGTTGGCGAGGATCATGCAGCACCTCTTGAAGGACGATACGCAGGTCTACAAGCAGTACGTCGAGAACGACTCGTTCAAGCGGTTTGTGGGCGATATGGTGTATGCGATCACCAACGCATAG
- a CDS encoding putative DNA binding domain-containing protein, translating into MNDQDLVALVDRLRALPAETEWLEFKRNYAEPQDIGEYLSALSNEACLRSQPRGYLVYGVEDGTHEVVGTQFDPYTAKAKGNQDLLPWLGAYLQPNPGVDVHVVDHPAGLVVILAVGPSRDRPTTFFGKGFCRAGTSKTELNKHPEKERALWTRGDDWSAEVCPRATLADLDPEAIAKAREQFLIKHPAQADDLPRWDDLTFLSKARLLRGGEVTNTAVLLLGRPEAATLLAPAVAKISWILKDAENGELDYEHLGPPFLLAGDRLLRRLRNLTVRALPSGTLFPQELTQYDPWVLREAIHNSIAHQDYRRHARVAVVEFPDRVLVTNAGAFLPGSVETVIAQDAPQLHYRNPFLADAMVELNMIDTQGGGIKRMFETQRRRSFPLPDYDLETEGQVSVSISGRILDERYTRLLMEQPGLTLPQVMLLDRVQKGRPIERDEHKRLKAAGLVEGRYPNVIVSGTVAKATGDVARHIRDRGLDKRYYLDLILALLNQHGPVGRREVDELLLPKLPDRLSPMQKRRRVHNLLQELRRSGQVANLGSRTDPKWVKADPSSGKT; encoded by the coding sequence GTGAACGACCAAGACCTCGTGGCGCTGGTCGACCGCCTGCGCGCACTCCCCGCCGAAACCGAGTGGCTGGAGTTCAAGCGCAACTATGCCGAGCCTCAAGACATCGGCGAGTACCTGTCGGCGCTCTCAAACGAGGCGTGCCTGCGCAGTCAGCCCCGGGGTTACCTCGTCTACGGAGTCGAGGATGGCACACACGAGGTCGTGGGCACACAGTTCGATCCGTACACCGCCAAGGCCAAGGGGAACCAGGACCTGCTTCCCTGGCTGGGAGCCTACCTGCAACCCAATCCCGGCGTTGATGTCCACGTCGTAGACCACCCCGCGGGGCTCGTGGTGATCCTGGCCGTCGGGCCGTCGCGGGACCGACCGACCACGTTCTTCGGCAAGGGATTTTGCCGAGCCGGCACGAGCAAGACCGAGTTGAACAAGCATCCGGAGAAAGAGCGCGCCCTGTGGACGCGTGGCGACGACTGGTCGGCGGAAGTGTGTCCGCGAGCGACCCTCGCCGACCTCGATCCTGAAGCGATCGCCAAGGCGCGAGAACAATTCCTGATCAAGCACCCGGCCCAGGCCGACGACCTACCACGCTGGGATGATCTCACCTTCCTGAGCAAGGCACGGCTCCTCCGCGGTGGTGAAGTGACGAACACCGCGGTACTGCTCCTTGGCCGCCCCGAGGCGGCGACCCTGCTCGCCCCGGCCGTGGCGAAAATCTCGTGGATTCTGAAAGACGCAGAGAACGGTGAGCTGGACTACGAGCACCTCGGCCCACCATTCCTGCTCGCCGGCGATCGACTGCTACGGCGGCTGCGTAACCTGACCGTGCGGGCGCTGCCGAGCGGGACTCTGTTCCCTCAGGAGCTGACGCAATACGACCCCTGGGTGCTCCGCGAGGCGATCCACAACAGCATTGCGCACCAGGATTACCGCCGCCACGCGCGGGTCGCGGTGGTCGAATTCCCAGATCGTGTGCTGGTCACCAACGCAGGCGCCTTTTTGCCGGGCAGCGTGGAGACCGTGATCGCGCAGGACGCACCGCAATTGCACTACCGCAACCCCTTCCTCGCCGACGCCATGGTCGAGCTGAACATGATCGACACGCAGGGGGGCGGCATCAAGCGGATGTTCGAAACGCAGCGCCGGCGGTCGTTCCCGCTGCCTGACTACGACCTCGAGACCGAAGGCCAGGTCAGCGTGAGCATCTCGGGGCGAATCCTGGACGAGCGTTACACCAGGCTGCTGATGGAGCAGCCCGGGCTGACACTGCCGCAGGTCATGCTGCTCGACCGGGTGCAGAAGGGTCGGCCCATCGAGCGCGATGAGCACAAGCGGCTCAAGGCGGCAGGCCTGGTCGAGGGCCGGTATCCGAACGTGATTGTCTCGGGGACCGTGGCCAAGGCGACCGGAGACGTGGCCCGGCACATCCGAGATCGCGGCCTCGACAAGCGCTACTACCTGGACCTGATCCTGGCGCTCTTGAATCAGCATGGACCGGTGGGGCGCCGGGAGGTGGATGAGCTCCTCCTTCCGAAGCTGCCGGATCGCCTGTCCCCGATGCAGAAGCGTCGCAGGGTGCACAACTTGCTTCAGGAGCTTCGGCGAAGCGGCCAGGTTGCGAACCTGGGTAGCCGGACGGATCCCAAGTGGGTCAAGGCAGACCCTTCATCAGGTAAGACTTAG
- a CDS encoding Ig-like domain-containing protein encodes MSLTNASIIVGASIQASATLRDAAGNALSARSVTWSSSNQAVATVSSTGLITGLVPGSSVITATSEGVSGSTTVTVTPPPVASVQVTLASLSIVVGTTAQALATAKDASGNTLAARVFSWSSSNPAVATVTSGGLVTGIATGTTLIIATSEGISGSVAATVTPPPVASVQVTLAAAAISPGGTAQASAALRDAAGNSLSGRTITWATSNQAIATVSATGAVTGVAPGTATITATSEGVTGAAAVAVVPQAVATVTVSSAQTTLTVGGTTQLNATVRDVGGATLADRPVSWATSTSAIATVSPTGLVTAVSAGVAIVTATSEGKVGSLQLTVLAATPASVTVSPSSMTLTLGQTATLTATVRDAALNILTNQAVTWSSSNPAAVTVLQSGQMTAVGAGTATISATSGGRSGTASVTVTATPVASITLSASAITMAAGEVRVVIATAKDAAGNVLSGRSVAWTSTDLNVVDGSVFGDTAVITGLVAGSAVIGASVEGKSASVVVTVVAPSSSVCSAIAGASLVGDDGQYLGRFTNRFDSQSVLNQFGNYGSQYSSTSTNNKYGQYGSAYSSLSARNPYASRPPIIVKNGQALAFYTTNQFKTPGVSPAYALTCSFP; translated from the coding sequence GTGAGTCTGACTAACGCAAGCATCATCGTAGGGGCGTCAATCCAGGCCTCGGCGACCTTGCGTGACGCCGCGGGCAACGCCCTTAGCGCCCGCTCAGTGACGTGGAGCTCATCCAATCAGGCGGTCGCGACGGTGAGTAGTACGGGGCTGATCACTGGCCTCGTCCCAGGCAGTTCCGTCATCACTGCGACGAGCGAGGGAGTCTCGGGATCTACCACGGTGACCGTCACACCACCGCCCGTTGCCTCGGTGCAGGTGACACTGGCCAGCTTGTCGATCGTGGTCGGAACGACGGCACAGGCACTAGCAACCGCTAAAGACGCAAGTGGGAACACGCTAGCAGCCCGGGTCTTCAGTTGGTCCTCCTCAAATCCGGCTGTGGCGACGGTCACCAGTGGGGGACTGGTGACTGGAATCGCGACCGGAACTACCCTCATCATCGCTACAAGCGAGGGGATATCAGGGTCGGTCGCAGCCACTGTCACGCCACCGCCCGTCGCCAGCGTGCAGGTGACCCTTGCCGCCGCCGCGATATCGCCAGGCGGAACGGCGCAGGCGTCAGCGGCACTTCGCGATGCAGCCGGGAATTCTCTCTCCGGCCGCACGATCACATGGGCGACCTCCAATCAGGCGATCGCGACGGTTTCAGCAACTGGGGCAGTAACCGGAGTAGCGCCTGGTACCGCAACGATTACTGCTACAAGCGAGGGAGTCACCGGGGCCGCAGCAGTTGCCGTGGTGCCTCAAGCGGTCGCCACGGTGACCGTCAGCTCCGCTCAGACTACCCTGACGGTTGGAGGCACTACTCAGCTCAATGCCACAGTCCGCGATGTCGGAGGAGCGACCCTCGCGGATCGACCTGTGTCTTGGGCCACCAGCACCAGCGCCATTGCCACGGTCTCGCCGACGGGCCTTGTGACTGCCGTGAGTGCGGGAGTCGCCATCGTCACAGCAACGAGCGAAGGGAAGGTCGGGTCCTTGCAGCTCACGGTCCTCGCGGCAACCCCCGCCTCGGTGACCGTCAGCCCCTCAAGTATGACCCTGACGCTGGGACAGACGGCCACGCTCACTGCGACGGTCCGTGATGCTGCGCTGAACATTCTAACGAATCAGGCGGTCACGTGGTCCTCATCGAATCCTGCCGCCGTTACGGTACTCCAGTCAGGACAGATGACGGCGGTCGGCGCCGGTACCGCAACCATCTCCGCGACGTCGGGTGGGCGCAGTGGCACGGCATCAGTCACCGTGACTGCCACGCCCGTGGCGTCAATCACGCTGAGTGCTTCTGCAATCACCATGGCGGCGGGCGAGGTGCGCGTCGTGATCGCGACGGCGAAGGACGCCGCTGGAAATGTTCTCTCGGGTCGGTCCGTAGCGTGGACGTCGACAGACCTCAATGTTGTCGACGGCAGCGTGTTTGGGGATACAGCTGTGATCACGGGGCTTGTGGCAGGGAGTGCAGTAATTGGTGCGTCGGTCGAAGGAAAGTCGGCGTCGGTTGTCGTCACGGTCGTCGCCCCTTCGTCGTCGGTATGCAGCGCCATCGCCGGTGCATCGCTTGTAGGTGACGATGGTCAATACCTCGGTCGCTTCACCAATCGCTTTGATAGCCAGTCCGTGCTCAATCAGTTCGGCAACTACGGAAGCCAGTACTCCAGCACGTCGACCAACAACAAGTACGGCCAGTATGGAAGCGCGTATTCCAGCCTTTCAGCGCGAAACCCCTACGCCTCACGGCCTCCGATCATCGTCAAGAACGGGCAAGCCCTTGCCTTCTACACCACCAACCAGTTCAAGACACCTGGGGTCAGCCCAGCCTACGCATTGACCTGCAGCTTTCCATAG